The following are encoded in a window of Thunnus albacares chromosome 17, fThuAlb1.1, whole genome shotgun sequence genomic DNA:
- the slc5a11 gene encoding sodium/myo-inositol cotransporter 2, with amino-acid sequence MTVDLTVGPPGASMPPSPSPSPVGKTTLVTVDIVVLVIYFLVVLAVGFWSMWRTKRSTVDGYFLAGKSMTWWPVGASLFASNIGSGHFIGLAGSGAAAGIGAIAYEWNGMLMVLLLGWLFLPIYIASGVTTMPEYLQRRFGGRRTQLFIAILSLFIYIFTKISVDMYAGAIFIQLALQWNIYLAVVLLLSVTALYTVAGGLAAVIYTDAAQTAIMLAGALTLMGFSFAEVGGWNALLEGYANAIPSIRVPNSTCGIPRDDAFHIFRDPVNSDLPWPGVIIGMSVPSMWYWCSDQVIVQRSLAAKNLTHAKGGSLLAAYLKILPFFAIMLPGMISRILYTDDVACADPELCKQICGNEVGCSDTAYARLVMELLPAGLRGLMMAVMIAALMSSLTSIFNSASTIFTMDLWKSFRSSASEWELMIVGRVFVLVLVVVSVLWIPVVQASQGGQLFIYIQSISTYLQPPVSIIFLMGCFWRRTNEKGAFWGLAVGLLVGCIRMLLDFIYPAPLCYEEDDRPGVLKYVHYLYFSVLLSFITLVVVVVVSLATEEPKPEQISRLTWFTRFDPVEPKEQVFTVEGSSKTLQAVTSQMDEMGVTGREQEDSNGKACHHRKDSTSSVSSVQSQSRLMSALYWLCGMERREEGENNLVTAPAPEQAIDSLKEKPSLRTMVNVNLIICLSVTAFIIGYWA; translated from the exons ATGACTGTTGACCTCACAGTGGGGCCCCCGGGGGCCAGTATGCCCccttctccatctccctctccaGTGGGGAAAACCACTCTGGTTACTGTGGACATAGTGGTCCTGGTAATCTACTTTTTGGTGGTGCTGGCTGTGGGCTTTTGG TCCATGTGGAGGACAAAGCGCAGCACGGTGGATGGATACTTCCTGGCAGGGAAGAGCATGACCTGGTGGCCA GTGGGTGCTTCGCTGTTTGCCAGTAATATTGGCAGTGGACATTTCATTGGCTTGGCAGGGtcaggagctgcagcaggaatCGGGGCTATTGCATATGAATGGAAT GGTATGCTGATGGTGCTGCTGCTTGGATGGCTCTTCCTGCCCATTTATATTGCCTCTGGG GTCACAACAATGCCAGAATATTTGCAGAGGCGATTTGGTGGGAGAAGAACGCAGCTATTTATAGCCATCTTGTCCTTATTTATTTACATCTTCACAAAGATATCG GTGGACATGTATGCTGGTGCTATATTTATTCAGCTAGCCTTACAATGGAACATCTACCTGgctgtggtgctgctgctgtcagtcactgcTCTCTACACTGTAGCAG GTGGTCTGGCTGCAGTTATCTACACAGATGCTGCTCAAACTGCTATCATGCTGGCAGGAGCTCTCACCCTCATGGGCTTCA GCTTTGCAGAGGTGGGAGGCTGGAATGCTCTGCTGGAGGGTTACGCTAACGCCATCCCCTCTATACGTGTGCCAAACTCCACCTGTGGCATCCCTCGAGACGATGCCTTCCACATATTCAGAGACCCAGTGAACTCTGACTTGCCGTGGCCTGGGGTCATCATCGGCATGTCTGTCCCCTCCATGTGGTACTGGTGCTCCGATCAG GTGATAGTGCAGCGCTCATTGGCTGCCAAAAACCTGACCCACGCAAAAGGTGGCTCCCTGCTGGCTGCATACCTCAAGATTCTGCCATTCTTTGCCATCATGTTGCCTGGCATGATCAGCAGGATACTTTATACAG ATGATGTGGCGTGTGCAGATCCTGAGCTGTGTAAACAGATCTGTGGCAACGAAGTGGGTTGTTCAGATACTGCCTATGCCAGACTGGTCATGGAGCTGCTGCCTGCAG GACTGCGAGGTCTGATGATGGCAGTGATGATTGCTGCCCTCATGTCTTCTTTGACCTCCATCTTCAACAGCGCCAGCACAATTTTCACCATGGACTTATGGAAGAGTTTCCGATCCAGTGCATCTGAGTGGGAGCTTATGATTGTGGGCAG GGTGTTTGTGCTTGTACTGGTGGTGGTGTCTGTGCTGTGGATTCCTGTTGTCCAGGCCAGTCAGGGTGGGCAGCTCTTTATCTACATCCAGTCCATCAGCACCTACCTCCAGCCCCCCGTCTCCATCATCTTCCTCATGGGCTGCTTCTGGAGGAGGACTAATGAGAAG GGTGCATTCTGGGGCCTGGCTGTTGGCCTGTTGGTGGGCTGTATCCGCATGTTGCTGGATTTCATCTACCCAGCGCCCCTGTGCTACGAAGAGGATGACAGGCCCGGAGTGTTGAAATACGTCCATTACCTCTACTTCTCCGTCTTGCTGTCCTTCATCACCCTGGTTGTGGTGGTTGTAGTGAGCCTGGCCACAGAGGAGCCCAAACCGGAGCAG ATTAGTCGCCTTACCTGGTTTACAAGGTTTGACCCAGTGGAGCCCAAAGAGCAGGTGTTTACAGTGGAGGGGAGCAGTAAAACCTTACAGGCGGTGACTAGTCAGATGGATGAGATGGGAGTTACAGGAAGAGAACAAGAGGACAGCAATGGAAAAGCATGTCACCACAGGAAAG ACTCTACATCCTCTGTGTCCAGTGTTCAGAGCCAGTCCAGGCTGATGTCTGCCCTCTACTGGCTGTGTGGGATGGAGAGAcgggaggaaggagagaacaATCTTGTGACAGCTCCTGCACCTGAGCAGGCTATCGACTCCCTGAAAGAAAAGCCAAGTCTACGGACAATGGTCAATGTCAACCTCATCATTTGCCTCTCTGTAACTGCCTTTATCATTGGCTACTGGGCTTGA